The following proteins come from a genomic window of Maribacter sp. HTCC2170:
- a CDS encoding RNA polymerase sigma factor produces METDIRFTHRDLVEQCKSGDPSSQYQLYSLYVDAMYNIGMRMLGNKEDAEDIVQDSFIDAFKNLSRFEYKSSFGAWLKRIVINKSINYLKAKQLPVVPMESHEYHLTEEVVEKTEAMDIRKVKKGIAKLPTGYKQIINLYLIEGYDHLEIGEILDISTSTSKSQYHRAKKKLVEIIQTL; encoded by the coding sequence TTGGAAACTGATATCCGTTTTACGCACCGTGACCTTGTAGAACAATGCAAGTCCGGAGACCCAAGCTCGCAATACCAGCTGTATTCGCTCTATGTTGATGCGATGTACAATATTGGCATGCGTATGTTGGGTAATAAAGAGGATGCCGAAGATATTGTACAGGACAGTTTTATAGATGCCTTTAAAAACCTTTCGCGCTTTGAATATAAAAGTTCGTTCGGAGCATGGCTAAAACGAATCGTGATCAACAAAAGCATTAACTACTTAAAAGCAAAACAGCTACCAGTTGTTCCCATGGAATCGCATGAATATCACTTAACAGAAGAAGTGGTTGAAAAAACGGAGGCCATGGATATAAGAAAGGTAAAAAAAGGTATTGCAAAATTACCGACTGGTTACAAGCAGATTATTAATCTGTATTTGATTGAAGGTTATGATCATTTGGAGATTGGGGAGATTTTGGATATCTCAACATCGACCTCAAAATCACAATATCACAGAGCCAAGAAAAAATTAGTGGAAATTATACAAACATTGTAA
- a CDS encoding NAD(P)-dependent oxidoreductase yields MIIAVVGASGATGTQLVKQLLIQNHTVKVVVRSPEKLPESWKKNVSVQIITASILDLSDQEMNELVHNCDAVASCLGHNLTWKGMYGQPRKLVTDAARRLCNAIITNNTKRPIKFVLMNTTGNRNRDLNEPISFAQKCVLGLLRLLLPPHVDNEKAADFLRTQIGQNNDFIEWAAVRPDGLINEDEVTEYEIHPSPIRSAIFNAGKTSRINVGHFMASLINENELWTKWKGQMPVIYNKSSLQE; encoded by the coding sequence ATGATAATAGCAGTAGTAGGTGCAAGTGGAGCAACAGGAACACAATTGGTTAAACAGTTGTTAATTCAAAACCATACCGTTAAAGTAGTTGTACGATCTCCTGAAAAATTACCTGAATCGTGGAAAAAGAATGTCAGCGTGCAAATTATCACTGCTAGCATTCTAGATTTAAGTGACCAAGAAATGAACGAGCTTGTTCATAATTGCGATGCTGTTGCCTCTTGTCTCGGTCATAATTTAACTTGGAAAGGTATGTATGGGCAACCTAGAAAACTTGTGACAGATGCTGCCCGTCGCCTTTGTAATGCTATAATCACCAATAACACAAAACGTCCTATTAAGTTTGTTTTAATGAACACGACCGGTAATCGTAATCGTGACTTAAACGAACCTATTTCATTTGCCCAAAAATGTGTTCTCGGGCTGCTTCGTTTACTATTACCACCTCATGTAGATAATGAAAAAGCGGCAGATTTTTTACGCACCCAAATTGGTCAAAACAATGACTTTATTGAATGGGCAGCTGTTCGACCAGACGGTTTAATCAATGAAGATGAAGTAACCGAATACGAAATACACCCATCCCCTATCAGAAGTGCTATTTTTAATGCAGGCAAAACAAGCCGTATTAATGTAGGTCACTTTATGGCCAGTCTTATAAACGAAAATGAGTTATGGACGAAATGGAAAGGGCAAATGCCAGTCATTTATAATAAATCATCGCTGCAAGAATAA
- a CDS encoding leucine-rich repeat domain-containing protein, whose amino-acid sequence MKLTFPSKIILNAVVTLTTVLTMSCTSDDGEADFDKDAYVAIPDVDFELILINEGIDSDGEINQQLLRADAEKVTTLDLNSTPNTQISDLTGIKGFVNLTKLSASQHIIDSIDLSANVKLDTIYLNGNRISSIDLSNNPNLVLVEILANELHTIKGLSKMTQLKELNLSFNNFEELNIQNEAVEVLHMSNNLLKSIGTNEAISLKNILLTSNKITNVDFSTNTLLETVLISDNRIKNIDLTQNSNLTHLYISSNSLTNLDVGNNQGLVELKADRNPDLSCIKIESGQEIPSVTTSDYQNINNICQ is encoded by the coding sequence ATGAAGCTTACTTTTCCAAGTAAAATAATCCTCAACGCCGTGGTTACACTAACCACGGTTCTAACAATGTCGTGCACCAGTGATGACGGCGAAGCAGATTTTGATAAAGACGCTTATGTAGCTATTCCAGATGTGGACTTTGAATTGATTCTAATTAACGAGGGTATTGATTCAGATGGTGAAATTAACCAACAACTTTTGCGAGCAGATGCAGAAAAAGTCACTACGTTAGATTTAAATTCCACTCCAAATACCCAAATCAGTGATTTAACAGGTATAAAGGGTTTTGTCAATTTGACGAAACTGTCCGCTTCCCAGCATATCATAGACAGTATTGACCTAAGTGCCAATGTTAAATTAGATACAATATACCTTAACGGTAATCGTATTTCTTCTATTGACCTTAGTAACAACCCGAATTTAGTTTTGGTTGAAATTCTGGCCAATGAACTCCATACAATAAAGGGACTGTCTAAAATGACGCAACTAAAGGAGCTTAACTTATCCTTTAATAACTTCGAAGAATTAAACATTCAAAATGAAGCGGTAGAAGTCTTACATATGAGTAACAACCTTTTGAAGTCTATTGGTACGAATGAGGCCATTAGCCTGAAAAATATTCTATTGACCAGTAATAAGATTACCAATGTAGACTTTAGTACCAATACGCTATTAGAAACGGTATTGATTTCTGATAATAGAATTAAGAACATTGATCTTACACAAAATAGTAATTTAACCCACCTCTATATTTCAAGTAATTCACTTACCAATCTAGATGTGGGCAACAATCAAGGGCTTGTTGAACTGAAGGCTGATAGGAATCCAGATTTATCCTGTATTAAAATCGAAAGTGGTCAAGAAATTCCCTCAGTAACAACATCAGACTATCAAAATATAAATAACATATGCCAATAG
- a CDS encoding RNA polymerase sigma factor — protein sequence MSSDFYTSSILPYSGIIIKICRAYTDSQEDFEDYYQEVCLQIWRSKDKFRGDSKWSTWIYRLSLNICLTLIRKKKKTRQYFNTDAIAENEAIDEDAAFTNEDLGYLYEAIKRLSELDRAIILLYLEEKPNKEIAEIIGTTPNNIGVRVNRIKERLKKLLDGKIN from the coding sequence TTGAGTAGCGATTTTTATACATCATCTATTTTACCCTATTCCGGAATAATCATTAAAATATGTAGGGCCTATACTGATTCTCAAGAAGACTTTGAGGATTATTATCAGGAAGTCTGTTTGCAAATATGGAGAAGCAAGGATAAGTTTCGTGGTGACTCCAAATGGTCAACTTGGATCTATAGACTATCATTGAATATATGTTTAACGCTAATTCGGAAGAAGAAAAAAACACGTCAATATTTTAACACAGATGCAATTGCTGAAAATGAAGCAATAGATGAAGACGCTGCTTTTACCAACGAGGATCTGGGTTATTTATATGAAGCCATAAAGCGATTATCTGAACTGGACAGAGCAATTATTCTACTCTATTTAGAAGAAAAACCAAATAAGGAAATTGCAGAAATTATTGGTACTACACCTAATAATATTGGTGTTCGGGTCAACAGAATAAAAGAACGATTAAAAAAATTATTGGATGGAAAAATCAATTGA
- a CDS encoding MarR family winged helix-turn-helix transcriptional regulator produces the protein MGNSIFNPSNQESDISSKIVAGLERISEAFKVLLWEKAKLLGLSPIQIQILIFISYHKNDICNVSHLAKEFNITKPTISDAIRVLDKKGMITKDYSSTDSRSYSIRLSNSGKNIVKETEDFANPIQSQLKSNERTDLETLFKTLSKLIYQLNQNEILTVQRTCYGCKFYSHSENKDYCNLLNSELLNSEIRLDCPEFEEKTA, from the coding sequence ATGGGCAATAGTATTTTTAATCCAAGCAATCAAGAGAGCGATATTTCAAGTAAAATTGTAGCTGGTCTTGAACGAATATCGGAGGCATTTAAAGTTCTTCTATGGGAAAAAGCCAAATTGTTAGGGTTAAGTCCTATTCAAATCCAAATCCTGATTTTTATTTCCTATCACAAAAATGACATTTGTAATGTAAGTCATTTAGCCAAAGAATTCAATATCACTAAACCAACAATAAGTGATGCTATTCGAGTTTTGGACAAAAAAGGCATGATTACAAAAGACTACTCTTCGACCGATAGCCGTAGCTACTCAATTAGACTATCAAATTCAGGGAAAAATATCGTTAAGGAAACTGAAGATTTTGCCAATCCTATACAAAGTCAACTCAAAAGCAATGAGCGTACCGATTTGGAGACTCTATTTAAAACTTTGAGTAAGTTGATTTACCAATTGAACCAAAATGAAATACTTACCGTCCAACGTACTTGTTATGGCTGCAAATTTTACAGCCATAGCGAAAATAAAGATTACTGTAACTTATTGAATAGTGAATTATTGAATTCTGAGATACGACTGGATTGTCCAGAATTTGAAGAAAAAACAGCCTGA
- a CDS encoding DUF2024 family protein: MKVSVWDTYVKRKDGTTMHFDILVPSNLKNEHSIYGYGKEYLKGKSFKTNDLTTKECRFCHIEQATEEIILSVEEKGFAVIEMENCN, encoded by the coding sequence ATGAAAGTTTCAGTTTGGGATACCTACGTAAAACGTAAAGATGGCACAACAATGCACTTTGATATTCTAGTACCGAGTAATTTGAAAAATGAGCATTCCATTTATGGTTACGGTAAAGAATACTTAAAAGGCAAATCATTTAAAACCAATGACTTAACTACAAAAGAATGCAGGTTTTGTCATATTGAACAAGCAACGGAAGAGATAATCCTATCCGTTGAAGAAAAAGGGTTTGCCGTCATAGAAATGGAAAATTGCAACTAA
- a CDS encoding EthD family reductase, with the protein MQNTELYSTYEIKNYRQHSIKLIDIMIRTKIFMATFAFISLIGCKSGQFKPTTIPQTGMFKVEILYPNGEDKTFDMDYYEKKHMPMVASFLGANLKFYEIDKGIAGRTSTDKVPFVAIGYFYISDVAEYNKAIGQNIDAIISDFKNYTNIQPVIQISEIKKVNTLILNN; encoded by the coding sequence TTGCAAAACACGGAATTATATAGTACTTATGAGATTAAAAACTACCGCCAACACTCTATAAAATTAATTGATATTATGATTAGGACTAAAATTTTCATGGCAACCTTCGCATTTATAAGTTTGATAGGTTGCAAATCCGGTCAATTTAAACCTACAACCATACCACAAACTGGAATGTTTAAGGTAGAAATACTTTACCCGAATGGAGAAGATAAAACCTTTGACATGGACTATTATGAAAAAAAGCATATGCCAATGGTAGCCTCATTTTTAGGCGCAAATTTAAAATTTTATGAAATTGATAAGGGTATAGCTGGCAGAACGTCAACTGATAAAGTGCCTTTTGTGGCAATAGGCTATTTTTATATTAGCGATGTTGCTGAATATAATAAAGCGATAGGACAAAATATAGATGCAATTATAAGTGACTTTAAAAACTATACCAATATTCAGCCCGTTATACAGATTAGTGAAATTAAAAAGGTGAATACCTTAATACTAAATAATTAA
- a CDS encoding DinB family protein: MNRTFRKGAIGALTDEYEKALNELKNLHLQIPDAEFQKVYNEKTDVDFQSVRNIVLHMINSGYVYANHIRKRFGNNYVVPKIEIEKTEQGISNLEKMFEYTVETFEDKWHLTYDQLMNTIIKTSWTTYDLEAITEHAIVHILRHRLQIEKMIAKHGII; the protein is encoded by the coding sequence ATGAATAGAACATTTAGGAAAGGAGCTATTGGGGCTTTAACTGACGAATACGAAAAAGCTCTGAACGAATTAAAAAACTTGCACCTGCAGATTCCTGACGCTGAATTCCAAAAAGTATATAATGAAAAAACTGACGTTGACTTTCAATCAGTAAGGAATATAGTTTTGCATATGATTAATTCGGGATATGTTTATGCGAATCATATTAGAAAAAGGTTTGGGAATAATTATGTTGTTCCAAAAATAGAAATTGAAAAAACTGAACAAGGAATATCTAACCTTGAAAAAATGTTTGAATATACGGTTGAAACTTTTGAAGACAAATGGCATTTGACATATGACCAATTAATGAATACTATAATCAAAACTTCTTGGACAACTTACGATTTAGAAGCTATTACCGAACACGCAATCGTTCATATTTTAAGACATAGACTTCAAATTGAAAAAATGATTGCAAAACACGGAATTATATAG
- a CDS encoding DJ-1/PfpI family protein, whose translation MKIVIYIYNGITMLDAIGPYEVLRNMRDAEVYFVAENKGEIKADSDYVHLNAKFDINEIESADILLIPGSAITFIREMKNEKVLNWINKIDKTTKWTTSVCSGSLILAATGLLKDKEATSHWKPINLLKDFGVKPKNKRIVKQGKYITAAGVSAGIDMALYLSNEIVGEIETKAIQLVIEYDPNPIYDSGSISKASNEVVKMAEIKLAKDAKKEIGLMDLFKSGKTLMKIKKSR comes from the coding sequence ATGAAAATAGTAATTTACATATATAACGGAATAACAATGCTGGATGCTATTGGTCCATATGAAGTTTTAAGAAATATGAGAGATGCTGAAGTTTATTTTGTAGCAGAAAATAAAGGCGAAATAAAAGCAGACTCTGATTATGTTCATTTAAACGCAAAATTTGACATTAATGAAATCGAAAGTGCAGATATTTTATTAATTCCAGGTTCTGCAATTACTTTCATTAGAGAAATGAAAAATGAAAAAGTTCTGAATTGGATTAACAAAATTGACAAAACTACTAAGTGGACCACTTCTGTGTGTTCTGGTTCTCTAATTTTGGCGGCAACAGGATTACTCAAAGACAAAGAGGCAACATCGCATTGGAAACCAATAAATTTGTTAAAAGATTTCGGAGTAAAACCAAAAAACAAAAGAATAGTTAAACAAGGAAAGTATATAACCGCTGCAGGAGTATCAGCAGGAATAGATATGGCATTATATTTATCAAACGAAATAGTAGGAGAAATAGAAACTAAAGCAATACAACTGGTGATTGAATATGACCCAAATCCAATTTACGATTCAGGAAGTATTTCCAAAGCATCAAATGAAGTTGTTAAAATGGCAGAAATAAAACTTGCTAAAGACGCAAAAAAGGAAATAGGATTGATGGACTTATTCAAATCTGGAAAAACATTAATGAAAATAAAAAAAAGCAGATGA
- a CDS encoding CPBP family intramembrane glutamic endopeptidase: MNKLTLQQTLIPLITITIICFLWFGPISLSYIENVVISILIIIANYIEYKGKPFSALGFHRENFTVKNIAVHAPLVALGLFAFYVFALVPATTKLTGVPIDYSSFDSLKGNLPACLIAILVVWATAGFGEEIIFRGYFMRQFVKFFGESKVSMVLNIVLLACFFGLMHSYQGITGQLVAGSVGALLALIFYLRKYDLWFIVAVHGFFDTIAIICIYYGLA; the protein is encoded by the coding sequence ATGAACAAACTGACCTTACAACAAACACTAATTCCATTAATCACCATTACAATCATCTGCTTTTTATGGTTTGGACCCATCAGTTTAAGCTACATAGAAAATGTAGTTATTTCAATATTAATCATTATTGCTAATTATATAGAATATAAAGGAAAACCATTTTCAGCACTTGGATTTCATCGTGAAAATTTCACCGTCAAAAACATAGCCGTACATGCTCCATTAGTTGCGCTAGGACTCTTTGCTTTTTATGTCTTTGCATTAGTTCCAGCAACTACCAAACTCACAGGAGTTCCTATAGATTATTCAAGTTTTGATTCATTGAAAGGAAATCTTCCGGCCTGTTTAATTGCAATACTGGTAGTTTGGGCTACCGCTGGTTTTGGAGAAGAAATTATCTTTCGCGGTTATTTTATGCGTCAATTTGTAAAATTCTTTGGAGAGAGCAAAGTCAGTATGGTGCTTAACATTGTCCTACTTGCTTGTTTTTTTGGCTTAATGCATAGTTATCAAGGAATTACTGGGCAACTAGTTGCAGGGTCCGTCGGAGCGCTTTTAGCCCTGATATTCTACTTGCGTAAATACGATTTGTGGTTCATTGTTGCTGTACACGGTTTTTTTGACACCATTGCCATAATTTGTATTTACTATGGTTTGGCGTAA
- a CDS encoding LytR/AlgR family response regulator transcription factor — MSTTPPTKNTVKIALQAFISSSAWRWFQKVIVLTIFSLVVNHLATRDSFPGGESYRFPIEGFLSSIVLCILIGIIAHFNFKFYKKKYFSKKVEIVTIIWFMASTLGYIALMYIPVNIIADKAVGGQTVFYYLLIGLLLTLLLSFILIGLWYAQDIYNLYKLSIKDAEITIESGAKITKLTYENILCFYSENKIVYTVQKDGTTITTDFTLNELEEKVNDQLFFRANRKIIIHKDAVDQIEKIENGKLRIRLKASIENDAIAEIYISRYKRKAFMSWF; from the coding sequence ATGAGTACTACACCACCAACCAAGAATACGGTAAAAATAGCATTACAGGCATTTATCAGTAGTTCTGCTTGGCGTTGGTTTCAAAAGGTCATTGTATTGACGATTTTCTCTTTAGTGGTAAATCATTTAGCAACACGTGATAGTTTTCCAGGTGGTGAATCGTATAGATTCCCCATAGAAGGTTTTCTGTCATCCATTGTTTTATGTATTCTGATTGGAATCATAGCGCATTTTAATTTTAAATTCTACAAGAAAAAATATTTCTCTAAAAAGGTAGAAATTGTCACTATTATTTGGTTTATGGCTTCTACTCTAGGATATATTGCACTCATGTATATTCCTGTAAATATTATTGCAGATAAAGCTGTGGGTGGACAGACAGTGTTTTATTATTTATTAATTGGTTTGCTACTTACCTTATTATTGAGTTTTATTCTAATAGGTTTATGGTATGCACAAGACATATATAATTTGTACAAGCTATCCATAAAAGATGCTGAAATTACAATTGAAAGCGGCGCAAAAATCACAAAGCTCACTTATGAAAATATCCTGTGCTTTTACAGCGAAAACAAAATTGTGTATACGGTTCAAAAAGATGGTACAACAATTACCACCGATTTTACATTGAATGAGCTCGAGGAGAAAGTAAATGATCAATTATTTTTCAGAGCCAATCGTAAAATTATAATCCACAAAGATGCGGTAGACCAAATTGAAAAGATTGAAAATGGCAAGTTGCGTATTCGGTTAAAAGCCTCTATTGAAAACGATGCAATTGCTGAAATCTATATCAGTCGTTACAAGCGAAAAGCATTTATGAGTTGGTTTTAA
- a CDS encoding SDR family oxidoreductase produces the protein MKNILITGCSSGFGLMAAKYLAKKGHHVYASMRNTQNKNKSKVEEILNFAKSNNLKIEVIDIDVTSDKSVDEAVSQIEKVDVLINNAGRGYGGPIESFSSEQFIDQLDLNIVGTFRVAKAVLPIMRAQKSGLIIQISSIAGRCCSPGFGIYHASKWGLEGFSESLRYELAPLGIDVVMVQPGPFATDFFSTVIPSEDQEISQAYQHVGEFSETFGSQVMSAFEDKNAPTDPMLVVQAFEKLIDTEDGKRPIRTMVGMDFGLQAINEVTEPIRQSLLKTFEIVDWDGPKAN, from the coding sequence ATGAAAAATATTTTAATTACAGGATGCAGTTCGGGCTTTGGACTAATGGCAGCGAAATATTTGGCTAAAAAAGGACATCATGTGTATGCTAGCATGCGCAATACACAGAATAAAAACAAATCAAAGGTTGAAGAAATTTTGAACTTTGCTAAATCCAATAACTTGAAAATTGAAGTAATTGATATAGATGTTACTTCGGATAAAAGTGTTGACGAAGCAGTATCACAAATCGAAAAAGTAGACGTACTCATTAATAACGCAGGTCGTGGTTATGGAGGTCCGATAGAATCGTTCAGCTCTGAACAATTTATAGATCAATTGGATCTTAACATCGTTGGAACTTTTAGGGTTGCCAAAGCCGTTTTGCCCATTATGCGCGCTCAAAAAAGTGGTTTAATTATTCAAATAAGTTCTATCGCAGGTCGTTGTTGTTCGCCTGGTTTTGGGATTTATCATGCTAGCAAATGGGGATTGGAAGGATTTAGCGAATCTCTACGCTATGAACTAGCACCTTTAGGGATTGATGTAGTTATGGTGCAACCAGGTCCTTTTGCAACAGACTTTTTCAGTACTGTAATTCCATCTGAAGATCAAGAGATTTCTCAGGCTTATCAGCATGTTGGTGAATTCAGTGAGACTTTTGGTAGCCAGGTAATGTCGGCGTTTGAAGATAAAAATGCACCAACGGATCCAATGTTAGTGGTTCAAGCATTTGAAAAATTAATCGACACGGAAGATGGTAAACGACCTATTCGCACCATGGTGGGCATGGATTTTGGATTGCAAGCTATTAACGAGGTCACCGAGCCAATTCGCCAGAGTCTTTTGAAAACTTTTGAAATTGTCGATTGGGATGGACCAAAAGCGAATTGA
- a CDS encoding serine hydrolase domain-containing protein has protein sequence MTELEKTLQTILDKKVDCKKVFGTSFAVKKGSFVWHGTSGNLSKNQPYFIASTTKLFSTAIILKLKAENVLKLDDKISNYIDKSILSTLHIYEGKEYSERILIKHLLAHTSGLPDYFQDKGANGKSLEDELLNGNDQSWNFEQVIERAKKIPTLFAPGTKNKAHYSDTNFQLLGRIIENITDKSFYQNCNDLIINPLNLTKTYLYQDPIDSKPKTLYYRKNELNIPKAMTSFGPDGGIVSTSEDMLVFIEAFFTGKLFPSSFIDELKEWNKIFYPMRSGIGLHLFKLPWIFNPTGVVPSFIGYSGLSGALAYYSPKENIYIAGTVNQVAHPDISFKTMIKLTQKLKNK, from the coding sequence ATGACTGAATTAGAAAAAACGTTACAAACCATTTTGGATAAAAAAGTGGATTGTAAAAAGGTATTCGGGACATCATTTGCTGTCAAAAAGGGCAGTTTTGTTTGGCATGGAACTTCTGGAAATTTATCTAAAAACCAGCCTTACTTCATTGCTAGTACTACCAAATTATTTTCGACTGCTATAATTCTGAAGCTAAAAGCAGAAAACGTTCTAAAACTTGATGACAAAATCAGCAACTATATAGACAAGTCAATTTTATCAACTCTGCACATCTATGAAGGGAAAGAGTATTCAGAAAGAATATTAATCAAACACCTCCTCGCTCACACATCAGGACTTCCTGACTACTTTCAGGATAAAGGAGCAAACGGTAAAAGTTTAGAAGATGAACTACTAAATGGAAATGACCAATCTTGGAATTTTGAACAAGTTATTGAAAGGGCAAAAAAAATACCCACTCTTTTTGCTCCAGGCACTAAGAATAAAGCACATTATTCTGATACAAATTTTCAGCTATTGGGTAGAATCATTGAAAACATAACAGACAAATCATTTTACCAAAACTGCAATGATTTAATCATTAATCCACTTAATCTGACAAAAACCTATTTATATCAAGACCCAATAGACAGTAAACCAAAAACTCTTTATTACAGAAAAAATGAACTCAACATACCCAAAGCAATGACCTCTTTTGGACCAGACGGTGGGATAGTTTCAACATCCGAAGATATGCTTGTGTTTATTGAAGCATTTTTTACTGGAAAATTGTTTCCTTCTTCGTTCATTGACGAATTGAAAGAATGGAATAAAATATTTTATCCAATGCGTTCTGGAATTGGATTACATTTATTTAAACTCCCATGGATTTTCAATCCAACAGGTGTTGTGCCTAGTTTCATTGGATATTCAGGACTTTCTGGTGCATTAGCATATTACAGCCCTAAAGAAAATATCTACATTGCCGGAACAGTAAATCAGGTGGCGCATCCTGATATTTCGTTTAAAACTATGATAAAACTGACACAAAAATTGAAGAACAAATAG
- a CDS encoding FAD-dependent oxidoreductase, which produces MNLTRTLIAVILYSTIALLSCKSDNNGVLLSADVVIYGGTSAGISAAIQTARLGKSVILIEPTNRLGGLTTGGLGQTDIGNKQVIGGISREFYQNIRKYYEDSANWIWQIRAEYKDGGQTRSGKSEDAMWTFEPSAALKVFHNMIKDLDIKIIYEQRLNRKTGITKVDNAIHSITTESGDTYFGEVFIDATYEGDLMEASGISYTVGRESNSQYGESLNGIQANKVSETLLGTVSHNSVHHDFIDGVDPYIVKGDSSSGLLPFINAGGPETDGLGDKGIQAYCFRMTLTDHPENRIPFKKPENYDELEYELLFRNYEAADGALEEMYSYGDPLLPWINSAMPNRKTDTNNQKGFSTDFIGQNWDYPEASYEEREEIVERHRRYQQGLMWTLAYHPRIPKEVRTKVSQWGTCKDEYERKDGWQQQLYIREARRMVGAYVMSQKNCEGIEKILDPIGMAAYGMDSHHIKRYVNSKGFVSNEGNVEASVKAPFPISYRSIVPKKEECDNLLVPICLSASHIAFGSIRMEPVFMVLGQSSAVIACLSIDEGKTVQDLEFNKLEKELLKQKQILR; this is translated from the coding sequence ATGAACTTAACACGAACCTTAATAGCGGTAATTTTATATTCTACTATTGCTCTGTTGTCTTGTAAGAGTGATAATAATGGTGTCCTACTTTCGGCAGATGTTGTTATTTATGGAGGCACTTCTGCGGGTATATCAGCTGCAATTCAAACTGCACGACTTGGTAAGTCGGTGATATTAATTGAACCAACTAATCGCCTGGGAGGACTCACCACAGGTGGTCTTGGGCAGACTGATATAGGCAATAAGCAGGTAATTGGAGGTATTTCCCGTGAATTTTATCAGAATATCAGGAAATACTACGAAGATTCTGCCAATTGGATTTGGCAGATAAGAGCCGAATATAAGGATGGAGGACAAACCCGATCAGGGAAAAGCGAAGATGCTATGTGGACGTTTGAGCCTTCTGCCGCTCTAAAAGTTTTTCACAACATGATAAAGGACCTCGACATAAAAATAATATATGAACAAAGACTTAACAGGAAAACTGGAATAACTAAAGTTGACAATGCCATCCACTCTATTACTACTGAGTCAGGAGACACCTACTTTGGGGAAGTTTTTATTGATGCAACTTATGAGGGAGATCTCATGGAAGCTTCAGGAATCTCTTATACAGTGGGCAGAGAATCTAATTCCCAATACGGAGAATCCCTAAATGGTATTCAGGCTAATAAAGTGAGTGAAACATTGCTGGGGACTGTTTCGCATAACAGCGTACACCATGATTTCATAGATGGGGTAGATCCCTACATTGTAAAAGGCGATTCATCAAGCGGACTTCTGCCTTTTATCAATGCTGGTGGTCCTGAAACTGATGGCTTGGGTGATAAAGGAATACAAGCGTACTGCTTCCGAATGACCCTGACAGACCATCCCGAAAACCGAATACCATTTAAGAAACCAGAGAATTATGACGAACTGGAATATGAACTCCTGTTCCGTAATTATGAAGCAGCTGACGGAGCCTTAGAAGAGATGTATTCTTATGGCGACCCTCTACTCCCTTGGATAAATTCAGCTATGCCCAACCGGAAAACAGACACCAACAACCAAAAAGGGTTTTCAACTGATTTTATTGGACAAAACTGGGACTATCCTGAAGCTTCGTATGAAGAACGAGAAGAAATTGTAGAACGTCATCGTCGGTATCAGCAAGGATTAATGTGGACACTGGCCTATCATCCCCGTATTCCTAAAGAAGTGAGAACAAAGGTATCGCAATGGGGAACCTGCAAAGATGAATACGAACGCAAAGATGGTTGGCAGCAACAACTCTACATTAGAGAAGCCCGCCGTATGGTCGGCGCATATGTAATGAGTCAGAAAAACTGCGAAGGAATTGAAAAGATTCTCGACCCAATAGGTATGGCTGCCTACGGTATGGATTCCCATCATATTAAGCGCTATGTAAACTCCAAGGGATTTGTTTCCAACGAGGGAAATGTGGAAGCCAGTGTTAAAGCTCCTTTTCCAATAAGTTATCGTTCCATTGTGCCCAAAAAAGAAGAATGTGATAATTTGCTTGTACCAATATGCCTCAGTGCTTCACACATAGCATTTGGTTCAATTCGTATGGAGCCAGTGTTCATGGTTCTTGGTCAAAGTTCAGCAGTTATAGCATGCCTATCAATTGATGAAGGCAAAACTGTTCAAGATTTAGAATTCAACAAATTAGAAAAAGAGTTGCTTAAACAAAAACAAATATTACGGTAA